Proteins co-encoded in one Megalops cyprinoides isolate fMegCyp1 chromosome 1, fMegCyp1.pri, whole genome shotgun sequence genomic window:
- the LOC118787653 gene encoding zinc finger protein 883-like has product MGRHQCCRPSALSDQGKGLMLSSSAVSKKRSILRQEAETHRESEQQRTKELCGSESGSLNIHKRIHTGEKPYSCTDCGKRFCYLGNFKQHVLSHTDKSYPCTVCGKIFCRLVNLTQHQLIHTRQKLFSCTQCGKEFEHSQSFKEHLHIHTEEHPCTECGKSFSRLEALKTHQRIHSREKPYSCTKCGDSFGNLGHLKLHQQIHTKETTLLHSFRQLRTLKQHQFIHSREKPLSCADCGKNFNHLRSLIRHQQIHTGEKPHSCADCGKSFRQSGGLKRHQLIHTGERHHSCAQCGKRFSRIESLKTHQRMHTGEKPYSCSECSKSFSHLGSLKSHQRIHTRQEQLSCTECGKSVCNAEDSKQHLINVHKLHSCTVCGKRYNQLPILKNQIFHIVRKPYSCTECARSFTHLGSLKLHQRIHTGEKPHSCTHCGKSFRQIGTLKRHQLIHTGKKQHFCTVCEKSFNYIGGLKAHQRIHTEEKSYACSDCGKNCNHLKNLKIHQRIHTGEKPYTCTVCHKSFCHLGSLKQHQLIHTDDSYTCSVCGKIFCRLGNLEQHQLFHTGQKLYSCDECGKSFSHLGSVNLHQLTHTGVRPRSYSDCGKSFKDLKSFKEHCKIHTGEELFSCNECGSTFSHLESLVTHCRIHKAGKTDSGTEGEKSYCHLGNVKEQQIHTNEKAYSCTKCGDTFGNLGHFKQHQQIHIKETVPLP; this is encoded by the exons TCTGGGAGCTTGAATATCCATAAGCGAATTCATACTGGAGAGAAACCATACTCTTGTACAGATTGTGGGAAGAGATTTTGTTATTTAGGGAACTTTAAACAACATGTATTAAGTCACACTGATAAATCATATCCTTGCACTGTGTGTGGGAAGATTTTCTGTCGCTTAGTAAACTTAACACAGCATCAGTTGATTCACACGAGACAGAAACTGTTCTCCTGTACTCAGTGTGGGAAGGAGTTTGAGCATTCACAAAGCTTCAAAGAACatctgcacattcacacagaggaACACCCCTGCACGGAGTGTGGGAAAAGCTTCAGTCGTTTGGAAGCCTTGAAGACTCACCAGAGAATTCATTCAAGGGAGAAACCATATTCTTGTACAAAGTGTGGGGATAGTTTTGGTAACTTAGGCCACTTAAAACTGCATCAGCAAATTCACACCAAAGAAACCACACTCTTACAC AGTTTCAGGCAGTTAAGAACTTTAAAACAAcatcagttcattcattcacGTGAGAAACCTCTTAGCTGTGCCGACTGTGGTAAGAATTTCAATCACTTGCGGAGTTTAATACGACATCAGCAAATTCATACAGGAGAGAAACCACACTCTTGTGCTGATTGTGGTAAGAGTTTCAGGCAGTCAGGGGGCTTGAAAAGACATCAGCTgattcacacaggagagagacatcATTCTTGTGCCCAATGTGGGAAGAGATTCAGTCGCATAGAAAGCTTAAAAACGCACCAGAGAATGCACACAGGTGAGAAACCATATTCTTGTAGTGAGTGCAGTAAGAGTTTCAGTCACTTAGGGAGTTTAAAGTCTCACCAGCGAATTCACACCAGACAGGAACAGTTGTCTTGCACAGAATGTGGGAAGAGTGTCTGTAATGCAGAAGACTCAAAGCAGCACttaataaatgtacataaactGCATTCCTGTACAGTGTGTGGAAAGAGATACAATCAATTGCCTAtcttaaaaaatcaaatatttcacattgtAAGAAAACCATACTCCTGCACTGAATGTGCAAGGAGTTTTACTCACCTGGGAAGCTTAAAACTACATCAGCGAATTCATACAGGGGAGAAACCACATTCTTGCACTCACTGTGGTAAGAGTTTCAGGCAAATAGGAACTTTGAAACGACATCAGCTAattcacacaggaaaaaagcaacacttttgCACTGTCTGTGAGAAGAGTTTTAATTACATTGGGGGCCTAAAAGCCCACCAGAGAATTCACACTGAAGAAAAATCATATGCTTGTTCTGACTGTGGAAAGAACTGCAATCACTTAAAAAACCTAAAAATCCACCAGAgaattcacacaggagagaaaccataCACTTGTACTGTTTGTCATAAAAGTTTCTGTCATTTAGGAAGCTTGAAGCAGCATCAGCTTATCCACACAGATGACTCGTATACCTGCTCAGTTTGTGGGAAAATCTTCTGTCGCTTAGGAAACTTAGAACAACATCAGCTGTTTCACACAGGGCAGAAACTGTATTCCTGTGAtgagtgtgggaagagtttctCTCACTTGGGCAGTGTCAATCTCCATCAGCTAACACACACAGGGGTAAGACCACGATCCTATAGTGACTGTGGAAAAAGTTTTAAGGACCTAAAGAGCTTTAAAGAGCATTGCAAAATTCACACAGGAGAGGAACTGTTCTCCTGCAATGAGTGTGGAAGCACTTTCAGTCACTTAGAAAGCTTAGTGACCCACTGTAGGATCCACAAAGCAGGGAAAACAGATTCTGGCACAGAAGGTGAAAAGAGTTACTGTCATTTAGGAAACGTGAAAGAGCAGCAGATTCACACAAACGAGAAAGCATACTCTTGCACTAAATGTGGGGATACTTTTGGTAATTTGGGGCACTTTAAGCAGCATCAGCAAATTCACATCAAGGAAACTGTACCCCTGCCCTGA